A DNA window from Oncorhynchus tshawytscha isolate Ot180627B linkage group LG13, Otsh_v2.0, whole genome shotgun sequence contains the following coding sequences:
- the LOC112265470 gene encoding T-complex protein 1 subunit zeta gives MTAIKALNPKAEVARAQAALAVNISAARGLQDVLKSNLGPKGTMKMLVSGAGDIKLTKDGNVLLHEMQIQHPTASLIAKVATAQDDITGDGTTSNVLIIGELLKQADLYVSEGLHPRIIAEGFEAAKDKALKVLEEMKVTREMDRETLIHVARTSLRTKVHAELADLLTEAVVDAVLAIHRPNEPIDLFMVEIMEMKHKTDSDTQLIRGLVLDHGARHPDMKKRVEDAFVLTCNASLEYEKTEVNSGFFYKSAGEREKLVAAERKFIEERVKKIIELKNAVCADNSKGFVVLNQKGIDPYSLDALAKEGIVALRRTKRRNMERLTLACGGIAMNSFEDLTPECLGQAGLVYEHTLGEEKYTFIEKCGNPLSVTLLVKGPNKHTLTQIKDAVRDGLRAVKNAIEDGCVVSGAGAFEVAVHDALIKHKPSVKGRAQLGVQAFADALLIIPKVLAQNSGYDPMETLVKLQTEYKESGQLVGVDLSSGEPMVASEAGVWDNYSVKKQLLHSCTVIASNILLVDEIMRAGMSSLKG, from the exons ATGACTGCTATAAAGGCATTAAACCCGAAAGCTGAGGTAGCACGTGCTCAAGCCGCTCTGGCAGTAAATATCAGTGCTGCTCGGGGTCTTCAGGATGTGCTCAAAAGTAATTTGGGACCTAAAGGAACAATGAAAAT GCTTGTATCAGGGGCTGGTGACATAAAGCTGACCAAAGATGGTAATGTCTTGTTGCACGAAATG CAAATCCAGCATCCGACAGCATCCTTGATTGCCAAAGTAGCTACAGCACAGGATGACATCACAGGGGACGGTACAACATCCAATGTGCTCATCATTGGAGAGCTCCTGAAACAAGCAGACCTCTACGTGTCAGAG GGTCTCCACCCACGGATAATAGCAGAAGGTTTTGAGGCAGCCAAGGATAAGGCTCTGAAGGTGCTTGAGGAGATGAAGGtgaccagagagatggacagagagacccTCATCCACGTGGCCCGCACCTCCCTCAGGACCAAGGTCCACGCCGAGCTGGCTGATCTCCTcacagag GCTGTGGTGGATGCTGTGCTGGCTATCCACAGACCCAATGAGCCTATTGACCTGTTCATGGTAGAGATCATGGAGATGAAGCATAAGACTGACAGCGACACACA GCTGATCCGAGGCCTGGTGTTGGACCACGGCGCCCGCCATCCAGACATGAAGAAGCGGGTAGAGGACGCCTTTGTGCTCACTTGCAATGCCTCTTTGGAATATGAGAAAAC TGAGGTGAACTCTGGCTTCTTCTACAAGAGTGCTGGCGAGAGGGAGAAGCTGGTGGCTGCTGAGAGGAAGTTCATCGAGGAGCGTGTGAAGAAGATCATTGAGCTCAAGAACGCAGTTTGTGCTGATAACAGCAAGGGCTTTGTGGTCCTCAACCAGAAG GGCATTGACCCATATTCCCTGGATGCTCTGGCCAAAGAGGGCATTGTAGCTCTGCGTAGGACCAAGAGGAGGAACATGGAAAG ACTCACCCTGGCCTGTGGAGGTATTGCCATGAACTCTTTCGAAGACCTCACCCCAGAATGCCTGGGCCAGGCTGGTCTGGTCTATGAACACACCCTG GGTGAGGAGAAGTACACATTCATAGAGAAGTGTGGAAACCCCCTGTCAGTGACCCTGCTTGTGAAGGGACCCAACAAACACACCCTGACCCAGATCAAAGATGCAGTCAGGGATGGGCTTAGGGCCGTCAAGAACGCCATCGAGGATG GCTGCGTGGTGTCAGGGGCCGGGGCCTTCGAGGTGGCTGTGCATGATGCTCTGATAAAGCACAAACCCTCAGTGAAGGGCCGGGCTCagctgggtgtgcaggcttttgctgATGCCCTCCTCATCATCCCTAAG GTACTAGCCCAGAACTCTGGGTATGATCCCATGGAGACCCTGGTCAAACTCCAGACTGAGTACAAAGAGAGTGGTCAGCTGGTTGGAGTTGACCTGAGCTCTG GTGAACCAATGGTCGCTTCAGAAGCTGGGGTTTGGGATAACTACAGTGTTAAGAAACAACTCCTTCACTCATG CACGGTAATAGCCAGCAACATCCTGTTGGTGGATGAGATCATGAGAGCAGGCATGTCATCCCTGAAGGGCTAG